One region of Primulina tabacum isolate GXHZ01 chromosome 1, ASM2559414v2, whole genome shotgun sequence genomic DNA includes:
- the LOC142549633 gene encoding acyl-coenzyme A thioesterase 2, chloroplastic yields the protein MENDPASPTPIPIFSNFTSPFDYSPKKSESNSSTRKPLSLWPGMYHSPVTSTLWETRSKIFERLLDPPLDAPPQSDLLTKKPSQSRMTILYNFSSDYTLREQYRDPWNEVRIGKLLEDLDALAGTISVKHCSDDDSTTRPLYLVTASVDKMVLKKPIFVDVDLNISGAVIWVGRSSIEIQLDVTQPATAKDTDSVALTANFIFVARDYKTGKAAPVNRLAPETEQEKLLYEAAEVRSKLRKNKLNGDKKVIENGEVNKFKALLAEGRIFCDMPALADRDCILLRDTRLENSLICQPQQRNIHGRIFGGFLMLRAFELAFSTSYVFAGVMPSFMEVDHVDFLKPVDVGDFLRFKSCVLYTEFQDSDKPLIHVEVVAHVTRPELRTSEVSNRFYFTFTIRPEAKSIMNNGHRIRKVVPATEEEAHRIAERMDADVL from the exons ATGGAGAACGATCCCGCTTCCCCAACTCCCATCCCAATCTTTTCCAACTTTACCTCACCATTTGACTACTCTCCCAAGAAAAGTGAATCCAATTCTTCAACAAGGAAGCCCCTTAGTTTGTGGCCTGGAATGTACCACTCACCTGTTACAAGCACCCTTTGGGAGACGAGGTCTAAGATCTTTGAAAGGCTTCTTGATCCTCCGCTTGATGCACCCCCACAGAGCGATTTGCTGACGAAAAAGCCATCACAGAGCAGGATGACTATTCTGTACAATTTCTCTAGTGATTATACGCTGAGAGAACAATACAGGGATCCTTGGAACGAGGTCAGAATTGGAAAGTTGCTCGAAGATCTTGATGCTCTTGCAGGAACCATATCTGTCAAG CACTGTTCAGATGATGATAGCACCACTAGACCGCTCTATCTGGTGACTGCTTCTGTCGACAAAATGGTGCTAAAGAAGCCAATTTTTGTTGATGTTGATCTGAATATATCCGGGGCTGTAATTTGGGTTGGCCGGTCTTCAATTGAGATTCAGCTTGATGTGACTCAGCCTGCTACTG CTAAAGACACCGATTCAGTTGCCTTGACCGCAAACTTCATTTTCGTGGCTCGTGATTACAAGACGGGCAAAGCGGCTCCTGTGAATCGACTAGCACCAGAAACAGAGCAAGAGAAGTTGCTCTATGAGGCCGCAGAAGTAAGAAGCAAACTGAGAAAAAATAAGTTAAATGGTGATAAAAAAGTTATTGAAAATGGTGAGGTGAATAAATTCAAAGCATTACTAGCTGAGGGACGCATCTTTTGTGACATGCCAGCCTTGGCAGATAGAGACTGCATTCTTCTTAGAGATACTCGCCTCGAGAACTCTTTAATTTGTCAGCCACAGCAAAGAAACATCCATGGTCGTATATTTGGAGGGTTTCTGATGCTCCGAGCATTCGAATTAGCTTTTTCAACATCCTATGTGTTTGCTGGAGTGATGCCATCCTTTATGGAGGTTGATCATGTTGATTTTTTGAAACCG GTAGATGTCGGGGACTTCTTACGTTTTAAATCATGTGTATTGTACACAGAATTCCAGGATTCGGATAAGCCCCTAATCCACGTAGAAGTCGTCGCTCATGTTACAAGGCCTGAATTAAGGACTAGTGAG GTGTCGAATAGGTTTTACTTCACATTCACCATTCGTCCAGAGGCAAAGTCGATTATGAATAACGGTCATAGGATTCGAAAGGTAGTTCCAGCGACGGAGGAGGAAGCACACAGAATCGCTGAGCGTATGGACGCCGATGTGTTGTAG
- the LOC142549643 gene encoding uncharacterized protein LOC142549643: MIKIWFFPATIWLWLTAKYTFKFKVREKCTEERRNALPVPAPHFGSNNFRLFRLLKSAVILGIEDRMRVLGESWCFCSGGGKSERMKAAIFSGKAMAMARIHGGGTGFLIHRNLLLTTHANIPSVVAAETADIRLQNGLSASLFPHRFFITSSVLDLTIVGLDALDGESNAQAQSHYLKTCSKPNLELGSVVYLLGYTEKQELAVGEGKVVIATDNLIKLSTDGVTWSAGSAGFDVHGNLAFMVCDPMKLATSPNTKSSSTSTSSTSSWKKDVPMQFGIPIPIICDWLNQHWEGNLDELNKPKLPLIRLMSTGQKSEHSCASLTMRRVFKATEGENMGTPTSSNLISKPVEQPGSSSAAGTLTIDPQAATHVQGIPTPDISESPMLTSFPVKNKDVTQIQLLGINFPPKTAKASLSPQPSRKVLTNCDQNYAKNLSQLPAEGQQLHDVGPPCPMVDAESTGSVNGAAHSDIQSSSSPIEIAEAPHEYSSEGETTMYSAETAESRNYTSPRKGMFYQVGRSQSCVNYNRWGPMPKNLVARGATLEKHRSFMQGRNVYSQGTTSHRSNDYFSPTVSSIMKKRNNLEQQNRPRQSAVISSPRWFF; encoded by the exons atgataaagATCTGGTTTTTCCCAGCTACTATATGGTTATGGCTCACAGCTAAGTACACATTCAAGTTCAAGGTGAGAGAAAAGTGTACTGAAGAACGAAGAAATGCGCTTCCAGTCCCAGCTCCACATTTTGGATCTAACAATTTTCGCCTGTTTCGTCTCCTAAAATCTGCAGTCATTCTCGGGATAGAAGATAGGATGAGGGTTTTGGGGGAATCCTGGTGTTTCTGCAGCGGAGGTGGCAAGTCGGAGAGAATGAAGGCTGCTATTTTCTCCGGCAAGGCAATGGCTATGGCTAGAATCCACGGAGGAGGCACCGGATTCTTGATCCACCGGAATCTGCTGCTCACCACCCATGCTAATATCCCCTCCGTCGTTGCTGCGGAGACGGCCGACATTAGGCTCCAGAATGGACTTTCCGCTAGCCTTTTTCCTCATAG ATTCTTTATCACGAGCTCTGTTCTTGATCTGACTATTGTAGGGCTTGATGCCCTAGATGGAGAGTCAAATGCACAAGCACAGTCTCACTACTTGAAAACTTGTTCAAAGCCAAATTTGGAACTTGGAAGTGTGGTTTATCTTTTAGGATATACGGAGAAACAGGAGTTGGCTGTGGGTGAAGGAAAGGTAGTTATAGCTACAGACAATCTGATAAAGCTGTCAACTGATGGAGTGACTTGGAGCGCGGGCTCTGCTGGTTTTGATGTTCATGGCAACCTGGCTTTCATGGTTTGTGATCCTATGAAGCTTGCAACATCACCAAACACTAAATCCTCTTCTACGTCAACGTCTTCAACTTCATCATGGAAGAAAGACGTGCCCATGCAATTTGGTATCCCTATCCCGATCATCTGTGATTGGTTAAACCAGCACTGGGAAGGCAACCTTGATGAACTTAACAAACCAAAGTTACCTTTGATACGGTTGATGTCTACTGGTCAGAAAAGTGAGCATTCTTGTGCATCACTCACAATGCGACGAGTTTTTAAGGCAACCGAAGGTGAAAACATGGGGACTCCAACATCCTCAAACTTGATATCTAAACCTGTTGAGCAACCTGGATCAAGTTCTGCTGCTGGGACTTTGACTATTGACCCACAAGCTGCAACTCATGTCCAGGGGATTCCAACTCCGGATATTTCCGAGTCCCCAATGCTAACTTCGTTCCCAGTAAAGAACAAGGATGTCACTCAGATTCAGCTTTTGGGCATCAATTTTCCACCTAAAACTGCTAAAGCCTCACTGTCACCTCAACCATCAAGAAAAGTACTGACCAACTGTGATCAAAATTATGCCAAAAACTTATCTCAGCTACCAGCCGAAGGACAACAGCTTCATGACGTAGGACCACCCTGCCCCATGGTAGACGCTGAATCAACAGGGTCTGTCAACGGGGCTGCTCATAGTGACATCCAGTCAAGTTCTTCACCCATTGAGATAGCAGAAGCACCACATGAATACAGCAGCGAAGGAGAAACAACCATGTACTCTGCCGAAACAGCTGAAAGCCGTAACTATACCAGTCCTAGAAAGGGAATGTTTTATCAAGTAGGGAGGAGCCAAAGTTGTGTCAACTACAACCGATGGGGGCCAATGCCGAAAAATTTAGTTGCCCGTGGCGCGACGCTGGAAAAGCACAGGAGCTTTATGCAAGGAAGGAATGTTTACTCTCAAGGGACAACTTCTCATAGGAGCAATGACTACTTTAGCCCAACGGTTTCTTCAATTATGAAGAAGCGGAACAATTTGGAGCAACAAAACAGGCCAAGGCAAAGTGCAGTCATTTCATCTCCACGGTGGTTTTTCTAA
- the LOC142549652 gene encoding ribonuclease 2, with the protein MVIFDAHPNIPFHPTEFWLPYENFYVHFQHASPSSTRERCDSSAIAMDSLPTRSLRLRVHFVFVLIFWIRLLCVAETNAGGDFGEMLRKGGSEQREFDYFKLALQWPGTFCRKTRRCCSSNGCCRGSNSPAEFTIHGLWPDYNDGTWPACCSGKRFDVKEISTLLDDLNKYWPSLSCGSSSNCHGGKGLFWEHEWEKHGTCSSAVTGNEYDYFVTALNTYFHYNVTEVLINEGYVASDSEKYPLGGIISAIQNAFHLTPELECTGDSVEELRLCFYKDFKPRDCANDSNSLSSMVNAKKSCPKYVRLPAFVSLTHGNNIIDASQSPSLSSI; encoded by the exons atggtAATTTTCGACGCACACCCGAATATTCCGTTTCATCCTACGGAGTTTTGGCTTCCATATGAAAATTTCTATGTCCATTTTCAACACGCATCTCCATCATCAACCAGAGAGCGGTGCGATTCTTCGGCTATAGCCATGGATTCGCTCCCCACCCGATCCCTTCGTCTCAGAGTCCATTTCGTATTCGTCTTGATTTTCTGGATTCGGTTGTTATGCGTTGCAGAAACTAACGCAGGTGGGGACTTTGGAGAAATGTTGCGAAAAGGAGGAAGTGAGCAGAGAGAATTCGATTATTTTAAGCTCGCTCTTCAGTGGCCTGGTACATTTTGCCGCAAGACTCGCCGGTGTTGTTCCTCCAATGGCTGTTGCCGAGG TTCGAATTCACCTGCAGAATTTACAATCC ATGGACTTTGGCCAGATTACAATGATGGCACGTGGCCTGCATGTTGCTCTGGTAAAAGATTTGATGTTAAAGAG ATTTCAACATTGCTTGATGACCTTAACAAGTACTGGCCATCGCTAAGCTGTGGTTCTTCATCAAACTGCCATGGTGGAAAAGGATTATTTTGGGAACATGAG TGGG AAAAACATGGAACTTGTTCCTCCGCAGTTACCGGGAATGAATATGACTACTTTGTGACGGCACTTAACACTTATTTCCATTATAATGTCACG GAAGTTCTAATAAATGAAGGATATGTAGCATCAGATTCTGAAAAGTATCCTTTGGGAGGCATTATCTCAGCCATTCAAAATGCTTTCCATTTAACTCCAGAACTTGAATGCACTGGTGATTCTGTGGAGGAACTTCGGTTATGCTTCTATAAGGATTTTAAG CCTCGGGATTGTGCAAACGACTCCAACTCTCTCAGTAGCATGGTTAATGCGAAAAAGTCATGTCCCAAATATGTTAGGTTGCCAGCATTTGTCTCATTGA CACACGGAAACAATATAATTGATGCATCTCAATCGCCTTCACTCTCATCTATTTGA
- the LOC142549658 gene encoding uncharacterized protein LOC142549658 isoform X2 translates to MLELFLSEPTWADGNGSDESSAWRKSRLDELEIVIWSLMSSDGRSEARLWLCNTLSSIRSISHRCQRELFVSLLRSMPVKQYLASQLLQLIFEKWPQKVGPIIAKRSKKLENFFKGNPRRILQWFSNFSESGYSEHGKGAKALSRFAFVNRDICWEELEWKGKHGQSPAMVATKPHYFLDLDVQRTVENFLEYVPEFWSSQEFSESLKDGEILLIDTRFFIDMFIDLMYNKELGEVWKVVEDFLMEESFSFLCSHLLIILEEQDLHLFLDLIPKYMEPRSGFLGFRNASEWFEIILSKYSASISIDQLLLLNAVTTQGRRLLRLVQEEGSKGDMVKIKNLVSQLCNPPSHGHDFVLLMEEGFKKKPLELIKWLGVQSWALHFRLLEEFHSPETWESLFISNGIGFRESDKYAILHDEFVEDYGSDRNERSSIGLKSKKGRKKRRKRRRDHDPAENYENEKLDVNLSSNMLAMPSKAGDWLLSIDDYSTTWSSVDLPEHLSQHCFSTWLKWVFIKMR, encoded by the exons ATGCTTGAGTTGTTTCTATCTGAGCCCACATGGGCTGATGGCAATGGGAGTGATGAATCTTCTGCGTGGAGAAAATCTCGGCTTGATGAGTTAGAAATAGTAATCTGGTCTTTGATGTCATCAGATGGCCGATCTGAAGCTCGGCTTTGGCTTTGTAACACTCTCTCTAGCATAAGATCTATCAGCCACCGTTGCCAAAGGGAGCTGTTTGTGAGTCTATTGAGATCCATGCCAGTGAAGCAGTATTTGGCATCACAACTTCTTCAACTTATCTTTGAGAAGTGGCCACAAAAAGTCGGGCCTATAATAGCCAAGAGAAGTAAAAAATTGGAGAATTTTTTCAAAG GTAATCCAAGGAGGATCTTGCAGTGGTTCTCTAATTTTTCTGAATCTGGTTATTCGGAGCATGGAAAGGGTGCAAAGGCATTGTCCAGATTTGCTTTTGTAAACCGAGATATTTGTTGGGAGGAACTTGAGTGGAAAGGTAAACATGGGCAGTCACCTGCCATGGTTGCGACAAAGCCCCATTACTTCCTTGATCTGGATGTCCAGCGGACTGTTGAAAATTTTCTTGAGTATGTGCCTGAATTTTGGTCATCTCAGGAGTTCTCTGAGTCTTTAAAGGATGGTGAAATCTTGTTGATTGATACTAGATTTTTTATTGATATGTTTATTGACTTGATGTATAACAAGGAACTTGGAGAAGTATGGAAAGTTGTGGAGGATTTCCTAATGGAGGAATCTTTCTCTTTCTTGTGTAGTCACCTTCTAATCATTCTCGAAGAGCAGGATCTACATCTTTTCCTAGATTTGATACCTAAATATATGGAACCAAGGTCAGGATTCTTAGGGTTTCGTAATGCATCAGAGTGGTTCGAGATTATACTGTCAAAGTACTCTGCTTCTATTTCTATCGATCAGCTACTGTTACTCAATGCTGTGACAACTCAAGGTCGGCGGCTCCTGCGACTTGTTCAAGAAGAAGGCAGCAAGGGTGACATGGTTAAAATAAAGAATTTGGTCTCTCAGCTTTGCAATCCCCCTAGCCATGGTCATGATTTTGTCCTGCTAATGGAAGAAGGCTTTAAGAAGAAACCATTGGAACTCATTAAATGGTTAGGTGTGCAGTCTTGGGCTTTACATTTTAGGCTGTTGGAGGAATTTCATTCTCCTGAGACCTGGGAATCTCTTTTTATCAGTAATGGGATAGGATTTCGTGAGTCTGACAAGTATGCCATATTACATGATGAGTTTGTGGAAGATTATGGATCAGATAGGAACGAGAGGTCTTCAATAGGCCTCAAGTCTAAAAAGGGcaggaaaaaaagaagaaaaaggaGACGGGATCATGATCCTGCtgaaaactatgaaaatgagaAACTTGATGTTAATTTATCAAGTAACATGCTGGCTATGCCATCCAAGGCCGGGGATTGGTTGCTCTCTATTGATGACTATTCCACAACATGGAGTAGT GTGGATCTACCTGAACACCTTTCACAGCATTGCTTTTCAACTTGGCTAAAGTGGGTTTTCATCAAGATGAGGTAG
- the LOC142549658 gene encoding uncharacterized protein LOC142549658 isoform X3, which translates to MLELFLSEPTWADGNGSDESSAWRKSRLDELEIVIWSLMSSDGRSEARLWLCNTLSSIRSISHRCQRELFVSLLRSMPVKQYLASQLLQLIFEKWPQKVGPIIAKRSKKLENFFKGNPRRILQWFSNFSESGYSEHGKGAKALSRFAFVNRDICWEELEWKGKHGQSPAMVATKPHYFLDLDVQRTVENFLEYVPEFWSSQEFSESLKDGEILLIDTRFFIDMFIDLMYNKELGEVWKVVEDFLMEESFSFLCSHLLIILEEQDLHLFLDLIPKYMEPRSGFLGFRNASEWFEIILSKYSASISIDQLLLLNAVTTQGRRLLRLVQEEGSKGDMVKIKNLVSQLCNPPSHGHDFVLLMEEGFKKKPLELIKWLGVQSWALHFRLLEEFHSPETWESLFISNGIGFRESDKYAILHDEFVEDYGSDRNERSSIGLKSKKGRKKRRKRRRDHDPAENYENEKLDVNLSSNMLAMPSKAGDWLLSIDDYSTTWSSCYLGGST; encoded by the exons ATGCTTGAGTTGTTTCTATCTGAGCCCACATGGGCTGATGGCAATGGGAGTGATGAATCTTCTGCGTGGAGAAAATCTCGGCTTGATGAGTTAGAAATAGTAATCTGGTCTTTGATGTCATCAGATGGCCGATCTGAAGCTCGGCTTTGGCTTTGTAACACTCTCTCTAGCATAAGATCTATCAGCCACCGTTGCCAAAGGGAGCTGTTTGTGAGTCTATTGAGATCCATGCCAGTGAAGCAGTATTTGGCATCACAACTTCTTCAACTTATCTTTGAGAAGTGGCCACAAAAAGTCGGGCCTATAATAGCCAAGAGAAGTAAAAAATTGGAGAATTTTTTCAAAG GTAATCCAAGGAGGATCTTGCAGTGGTTCTCTAATTTTTCTGAATCTGGTTATTCGGAGCATGGAAAGGGTGCAAAGGCATTGTCCAGATTTGCTTTTGTAAACCGAGATATTTGTTGGGAGGAACTTGAGTGGAAAGGTAAACATGGGCAGTCACCTGCCATGGTTGCGACAAAGCCCCATTACTTCCTTGATCTGGATGTCCAGCGGACTGTTGAAAATTTTCTTGAGTATGTGCCTGAATTTTGGTCATCTCAGGAGTTCTCTGAGTCTTTAAAGGATGGTGAAATCTTGTTGATTGATACTAGATTTTTTATTGATATGTTTATTGACTTGATGTATAACAAGGAACTTGGAGAAGTATGGAAAGTTGTGGAGGATTTCCTAATGGAGGAATCTTTCTCTTTCTTGTGTAGTCACCTTCTAATCATTCTCGAAGAGCAGGATCTACATCTTTTCCTAGATTTGATACCTAAATATATGGAACCAAGGTCAGGATTCTTAGGGTTTCGTAATGCATCAGAGTGGTTCGAGATTATACTGTCAAAGTACTCTGCTTCTATTTCTATCGATCAGCTACTGTTACTCAATGCTGTGACAACTCAAGGTCGGCGGCTCCTGCGACTTGTTCAAGAAGAAGGCAGCAAGGGTGACATGGTTAAAATAAAGAATTTGGTCTCTCAGCTTTGCAATCCCCCTAGCCATGGTCATGATTTTGTCCTGCTAATGGAAGAAGGCTTTAAGAAGAAACCATTGGAACTCATTAAATGGTTAGGTGTGCAGTCTTGGGCTTTACATTTTAGGCTGTTGGAGGAATTTCATTCTCCTGAGACCTGGGAATCTCTTTTTATCAGTAATGGGATAGGATTTCGTGAGTCTGACAAGTATGCCATATTACATGATGAGTTTGTGGAAGATTATGGATCAGATAGGAACGAGAGGTCTTCAATAGGCCTCAAGTCTAAAAAGGGcaggaaaaaaagaagaaaaaggaGACGGGATCATGATCCTGCtgaaaactatgaaaatgagaAACTTGATGTTAATTTATCAAGTAACATGCTGGCTATGCCATCCAAGGCCGGGGATTGGTTGCTCTCTATTGATGACTATTCCACAACATGGAGTAGT TGTTATCTAGGTGGATCTACCTGA
- the LOC142549658 gene encoding uncharacterized protein LOC142549658 isoform X1 has translation MLELFLSEPTWADGNGSDESSAWRKSRLDELEIVIWSLMSSDGRSEARLWLCNTLSSIRSISHRCQRELFVSLLRSMPVKQYLASQLLQLIFEKWPQKVGPIIAKRSKKLENFFKGNPRRILQWFSNFSESGYSEHGKGAKALSRFAFVNRDICWEELEWKGKHGQSPAMVATKPHYFLDLDVQRTVENFLEYVPEFWSSQEFSESLKDGEILLIDTRFFIDMFIDLMYNKELGEVWKVVEDFLMEESFSFLCSHLLIILEEQDLHLFLDLIPKYMEPRSGFLGFRNASEWFEIILSKYSASISIDQLLLLNAVTTQGRRLLRLVQEEGSKGDMVKIKNLVSQLCNPPSHGHDFVLLMEEGFKKKPLELIKWLGVQSWALHFRLLEEFHSPETWESLFISNGIGFRESDKYAILHDEFVEDYGSDRNERSSIGLKSKKGRKKRRKRRRDHDPAENYENEKLDVNLSSNMLAMPSKAGDWLLSIDDYSTTWSSVSSELIFHKIRLNFFSLYTMVYIAMTFYCS, from the exons ATGCTTGAGTTGTTTCTATCTGAGCCCACATGGGCTGATGGCAATGGGAGTGATGAATCTTCTGCGTGGAGAAAATCTCGGCTTGATGAGTTAGAAATAGTAATCTGGTCTTTGATGTCATCAGATGGCCGATCTGAAGCTCGGCTTTGGCTTTGTAACACTCTCTCTAGCATAAGATCTATCAGCCACCGTTGCCAAAGGGAGCTGTTTGTGAGTCTATTGAGATCCATGCCAGTGAAGCAGTATTTGGCATCACAACTTCTTCAACTTATCTTTGAGAAGTGGCCACAAAAAGTCGGGCCTATAATAGCCAAGAGAAGTAAAAAATTGGAGAATTTTTTCAAAG GTAATCCAAGGAGGATCTTGCAGTGGTTCTCTAATTTTTCTGAATCTGGTTATTCGGAGCATGGAAAGGGTGCAAAGGCATTGTCCAGATTTGCTTTTGTAAACCGAGATATTTGTTGGGAGGAACTTGAGTGGAAAGGTAAACATGGGCAGTCACCTGCCATGGTTGCGACAAAGCCCCATTACTTCCTTGATCTGGATGTCCAGCGGACTGTTGAAAATTTTCTTGAGTATGTGCCTGAATTTTGGTCATCTCAGGAGTTCTCTGAGTCTTTAAAGGATGGTGAAATCTTGTTGATTGATACTAGATTTTTTATTGATATGTTTATTGACTTGATGTATAACAAGGAACTTGGAGAAGTATGGAAAGTTGTGGAGGATTTCCTAATGGAGGAATCTTTCTCTTTCTTGTGTAGTCACCTTCTAATCATTCTCGAAGAGCAGGATCTACATCTTTTCCTAGATTTGATACCTAAATATATGGAACCAAGGTCAGGATTCTTAGGGTTTCGTAATGCATCAGAGTGGTTCGAGATTATACTGTCAAAGTACTCTGCTTCTATTTCTATCGATCAGCTACTGTTACTCAATGCTGTGACAACTCAAGGTCGGCGGCTCCTGCGACTTGTTCAAGAAGAAGGCAGCAAGGGTGACATGGTTAAAATAAAGAATTTGGTCTCTCAGCTTTGCAATCCCCCTAGCCATGGTCATGATTTTGTCCTGCTAATGGAAGAAGGCTTTAAGAAGAAACCATTGGAACTCATTAAATGGTTAGGTGTGCAGTCTTGGGCTTTACATTTTAGGCTGTTGGAGGAATTTCATTCTCCTGAGACCTGGGAATCTCTTTTTATCAGTAATGGGATAGGATTTCGTGAGTCTGACAAGTATGCCATATTACATGATGAGTTTGTGGAAGATTATGGATCAGATAGGAACGAGAGGTCTTCAATAGGCCTCAAGTCTAAAAAGGGcaggaaaaaaagaagaaaaaggaGACGGGATCATGATCCTGCtgaaaactatgaaaatgagaAACTTGATGTTAATTTATCAAGTAACATGCTGGCTATGCCATCCAAGGCCGGGGATTGGTTGCTCTCTATTGATGACTATTCCACAACATGGAGTAGTGTAAGTTCTGAACTGATCTTTCACAAAATCCGTCTCAATTTTTTCTCTTTGTATACTATGGTTTACATTGCTATGACATTCTACTGCTCATAA
- the LOC142549697 gene encoding GPN-loop GTPase 3 — protein sequence MGYAQLVIGPAGSGKSTYCSSLHQHCETVGRSVHIVNLDPAAENFDYPVAMDIRDLISLEDVMEDLGLGPNGGLIYCMEHLEENLDDWLTEELDNYLDDDYLVFDCPGQIELFSHVPVLKNFVEHLRRKNFNICVVYLLDSQFITDVTKFISGCMTSLSAMVQLELPHVNVLSKMDLVTNRRDIENYLNPEPRTLLAELNQRMAPQFGKLNKSLIDLVDQYSMVSFFPLDLRKESSIQYILSQIDNCIQYGEDADVRVKDFDPDND from the exons ATGGGTTATGCACAGTTAGTTATTGGCCCTGCTGGCAGTGGAAAG TCTACTTATTGTTCTAGCTTGCACCAACATTGTGAAACTGTTGGCCGCTCTGTGCATATTGTAAACTTAGATCCTGCTGCTGAGAACTTTGACTATCCTGTAGCCATGG ATATTAGGGACCTCATTTCTCTGGAGGATGTGATGGAGGATCTCGGATTGGGTCCAAATGGAGGCCTTATTTACTGCATGGA ACACCTTGaagaaaatttggatgattgGCTGACAGAAGAGTTAGATAACTACTTGGATGATGATTATTTAGTTTTTGACTGCCCAG GTCAGATAGAGCTCTTCTCCCATGTTCCTGTGCTGAAGAACTTTGTGGAGCATTTAAGACGAAAAAATTTCAATATATGTGTTGTATACTTACTCGATTCTCAG TTTATAACGGATGTAACCAAGTTTATAAGTGGTTGCATGACTTCACTTTCTGCCATGGTTCAACTGGAGCTACCTCATGTTAATGTTCTCTCCAAAATGGACCTTGTGACGAACAGGAGAGACATTGAAAA TTATTTAAACCCAGAACCTCGGACACTGCTGGCAGAGCTAAACCAGCGCATGGCTCCACAGTTTGGAAAGCTTAACAAATCTTTAATCGACTTG GTTGATCAGTATAGTATGGTGAGCTTTTTCCCCCTTGACCTGAGAAAAGAGAGCAG TATTCAGTACATATTGTCACAAATCGACAACTGCATTCAGTACGGAGAAGATGCAGATGTGAGGGTTAAGGATTTTGACCCTGACAATGATTGA